The following coding sequences lie in one Oncorhynchus gorbuscha isolate QuinsamMale2020 ecotype Even-year linkage group LG10, OgorEven_v1.0, whole genome shotgun sequence genomic window:
- the LOC124046981 gene encoding extensin-3-like: MPPPHHVPHHTMPPPHHAPTTPCIHHTMPPTHHAPNTPCPHHTMAPPHHAPTTPCPQHTMPPPHHAPNTPCPHHTMPPTHHAPTTPCPQHTMPPPHHAPNTPCPHHTIPPTHHAPNTACPHHTMPPTHHAPTTPCPQHTMPPPHHAPNTPCPHHTIPPTHHAPNTACPHHTMPPTHHAPTTPCPQHTMPPTHHAPTTPCPHHTMPPPHYVPTTPCPHHTMPPPHHAPTTLCPRPHHVPTTPCPPPHHAPTTPCPHHTMPPPHHAPTTSCPHHTMPPPHHAPTTPCPHHTKPLEHHAPTTPSPQNTMPPPRHAPTTPCPHHTKPPEHHAPTTPSPQNTMPPPRHAPTTPCPHHTMSPPHHVPTHTMPPPHHAPTTSCPHHVMPPPHHAPTTPCPHPHHAPTTPCPHHTMSPTTPCPHHTMPPPHHVPHHTTPCPPPHHAPHHTMPPTTPCPPPHHVPHHTMPPTTPCPPPHHVPHHTMSPPHHVPHHTMSPTTPCPPPHHATTTPCPHHTMPPPHHAPTHHTPHHTMPHCINKPVSKATPT; encoded by the coding sequence ATGCCCCCACCACACCATGTCCCCCACCACACCATGCCCCCACCACACCATGCCCCCACCACACCATGTATCCACCACACCATGCCCCCAACACACCATGCCCCCAACACACCATGCCCCCACCACACCATGGCCCCACCACACCATGCCCCCACCACACCATGCCCCCAACACACCATGCCTCCACCACACCATGCCCCCAACACACCATGCCCCCACCACACCATGCCCCCAACACACCATGCCCCCACCACACCATGCCCCCAACACACCATGCCTCCACCACACCATGCCCCCAACACACCATGCCCCCACCACACCATACCCCCAACACACCATGCCCCCAACACAGCATGCCCCCACCACACCATGCCCCCAACACACCATGCCCCCACCACACCATGCCCCCAACACACCATGCCTCCACCACACCATGCCCCCAACACACCATGCCCCCACCACACCATACCCCCAACACACCATGCCCCCAACACAGCATGCCCCCACCACACCATGCCCCCAACACACCATGCCCCCACCACACCATGCCCCCAACACACCATGCCCCCAACACACCATGCCCCCACCACACCATGCCCCCACCACACTATGCCCCCACCACACTATGTCCCTACCACACCATGCCCCCACCACACCATGCCCCCACCACACCATGCCCCCACCACACTATGTCCCCGCCCACACCATGTCCCCACCACACCATGTCCACCACCACACCATGCCCCCACCACACCATGCCCCCACCACACCATGCCCCCACCACATCATGCCCCCACCACATCATGTCCTCACCACACCATGCCCCCACCACACCATGCCCCCACCACACCATGCCCCCACCACACCAAGCCCCTAGAACACCATGCCCCCACCACACCAAGCCCCCAGAACACCATGCCCCCACCACGTCATGCCCCCACCACACCATGCCCCCACCACACCAAGCCCCCAGAACACCATGCCCCCACCACACCAAGCCCCCAGAACACCATGCCCCCACCACGTCATGCCCCCACCACACCATGCCCCCACCACACCATGTCCCCACCACACCATGTCCCCACCCACACCATGCCCCCACCACACCATGCACCCACCACATCATGCCCCCACCATGTCATGCCCCCACCACACCATGCCCCCACCACACCATGTCCCCACCCACACCATGCCCCCACCACACCATGCCCCCACCACACCATGTCCCCCACCACACCATGCCCCCACCACACCATGCCCCCACCACACCATGtcccccaccacaccacaccatgcccCCCACCACACCATGCCCCCCACCACACCATGCCCCCCACCACACCATGCCCCCCACCACACCATGTCCCCCACCACACCATGCCCCCCACCACACCATGTCCCCCACCACACCATGTCCCCCACCACACCATGTCCCCACCACACCATGTCCCCCACCACACCATGTCCCCCACCACACCATGCCCCCCACCACACCATGCCACCACCACACCATGCCCCCACCACACCATGCCCCCACCACACCATGCCCCCACCCACCATACCCCCCACCACACAATGCCCCACTGTATAAACAAACCTGTCTCTAAGGCAACGCCAACTTAG